One Aegilops tauschii subsp. strangulata cultivar AL8/78 chromosome 2, Aet v6.0, whole genome shotgun sequence genomic window, gcaaggaagtgcctccttattacgtgcaaaataataattcctccatctgacagcggggacccaccggacgggccactgtatttcgcaaaaaaaacatttcccccctaactgctggaacccaccagctacatcttcacacgcaaggaagtgcgtccgggcaaaaaaaacgattcgcccccctgacagctgggacccaccagctatatcttcgcacgcaaggaagtgcctgacagtcgggacccacctggtcaaagcgtacgtaaccttgtcattctggtcgcgaacgtgtacgtacatactggtcgatgtagagcgcgcatgtgtcgtagttgaggcgcgcatgtagcatgtacacgtacgtatagcggccagtgtgcaagaaagaaaatatggccacgtacgtacatacgggtggggtctcgaacgcctactcgcgcatacgtacggccagggctcgtgtacatggttgggtcggaacggagaaactgcgtcgtcgtcgtgttcatggggaggcaacgaaatgcgccgtgttcatcgggaggcaacggaacgcgtgggagccaaccggcttgcacggaacagccgatggaaacgaggcctggcgtaccgcagaacggaggaaacggccttgtgttccaccgaccacggtcgaaacgggatcctgttcatcgggaggggtctggcgtaccgcaaaatggaggaaacggacctcctacggtcgaaacgggggtcctgttgatcgggaggggtgtggcgtaccgcaaaacggaggaaacggacttgtgttggagcgctacggtcgaaacgggggtcctgttcatcgggaggggtgtggcgtaccgcaaaacgggactccacgggatactgttcatctccaccgtcgaccccctctagcctccacgggctactgttcatccaccgtcgacctcttccagcctccacctgcgactgttcatccacggactcctgttcatccagcctccaccgcgcgctactccaccggctactgttcaaccagccctctccacgggctcctgttcaaccacccctccacgggctactattcatccagccctccaccgtctactgttcatccagccctccatggggtggtcctgttcatccagccctccacggggtcctgttcatccagccccaaccggctcgatcgatcggggtcctgttcatccagaggcaacaccacggggtcctgttcatccacccccaccgggactgttcatccaaaccccccagcaacgctcactgttcatccagaggcaacaccacggggtcctgttcatccacccctaccgggaactgttcatccaaacccccccccccagcaacgctcactgttcatccagaggcagcatcgatcggcttcagttagcagcagtagcgaaggaatcgcttgatcgggttcagttaacagtcatcgatcgatcgctcgggttcagtaacgcgtagcctgcagtgcaatcgctcgggttcagttagagcccaacgcctcgcacccacgtgcatgcgtgtatgagagaaacgcgcatcgctcagccccgaccacccatcgtaaccgggaacaccccgatattttcctcgccctcgcttctaccacggttttttccgtcatggacggcccaaagaatgtcatgcagctgcgtctctggcccacccaggacgaaaagcccattttctgtcatgattttttgtcatagaagtaggaccccaccacatctatgatgataccgggttttgtcacaattatcgtcatagaagtgtcataagtatgacagaaaaaaattttgttcgacccaaaatgtcacggatgtgtcttttttctTGTAGTGTGCATAGAATAACATTCTATCGGTTTTGTGTGTCGGGTACGAAATACAAGGCGCACACGGCGGTCCCGCTAGCCGGTTAGCGGGCAGGGTTCGAAGGGGCAGCGACCCTCGGGGGTGCGGGCAGCGCCCGACGTTTTCGGAAATCACAGATCACATCTGCACTCTGATCACGCCGATTTTTCTGATCTGACCGATCTCATCGATCATCGCGAATCCGATTCAGATTTACGTTTCACTGTTAACCCCGATGGCGGATAATCGATCGGTAGGGGTAGATCGTGTCACGACCTCATCGGCCCCGATTGGTAGAAAACATAGCCTCAACGATCCCCATGTGCAGTTGATCACATCAACCGTGCACATAGCCAATCTCATAAACAACAACAGATCTCAACTGCCACCTCCACATATCTAATATGCATACGATCTGAATCCAAATCCTAtagcagaggctctgataccactgttgggttcTACCGCGGGGTGCgccgactgcaaattaaaattttcctacgcgcagaacaaccaggaacatgctacgggaatggatcacagatcgttaccactagacgagcagtgccgtgcagcggaagaagagttggggtagcgcgtccgcgtggttcgtctcctcctcgtccgatctccctcgaacagccggtcgtcgtatcccacgtacaagttcgccgaagcggcgcaggtgcaccgcctctaacggtatccgcgcatgcaggaggaacgtcgtgcggccgactgctaggtccgatcacacaaccggcggcgagtggaggtgtctattcgcaacacatgcaaaccctagtgacagcgccgaagcgatcaaccgAATGAGTGCgccgcacctccactttatataggcgtccatcgcgggctcaacacttgggcctcgcacggaccctaaagcccaaaATCTGTTCGGTCGGGATCCGAGTCCGAGTAGGATCACATCTGACTCGTGGAGTCTGATCCGGCCTCACAGGTTctttcccttaagcgcgcgaccccttaggttcaagtcggcttggtcGCAGGTCGGATCACCTCCGACCTGCTCGgctggtagcggcctctagcaaggcgtgCCGACCACCAAGTAGAGAATGAAcctggttaggcgaacctgtacaaCATGTCACACTTCTGTTCCCTTTACCACACGATATATgatgtcgggctcaaggcgagattgtcatccttgtgctagcccgacctctttctcgttccagtgatgccgaccacaaaccggattatctcataatcctaaTCGCATGGCCATACTTATCTTGATcagatcacacgaggggcccagagtatatctctcctgatcagaggggcaaatcccatcttgctgcaccatgtctcgcagcatgggtctggacaagcctgaaacctacctttgtaactacccagttacggagtagcgtttggtcggcccaaagcaggtctgtcaccatcccgagtacatgcgccagctcaggtcttaggacatagaatgtatgttgtactagagactcacagatgacatattgCTGCGTCTCacagttgggtctgtccgactcggaccttatctcgactcggatctgactacgtcgaatccgactagacctttccaagtccatattatccggttagcatcaaatgctccatggctagtgagaccgaGCCATCGACCATgccatatgctagtctagtcggctgcgcgtccacacaaccctttcgactagggatcttttaggacagtcatcatacaatgcatagtcccacaaacaagtcacgtacttgctgatacacatcattgataatgtccaaggactatctttattcataaacacataggaaatatcatcatacatgattgcctctagggcatatatcCAACACGGCAACCCTCATATACATCTCAAATGTAGGGCAGATATGAGGCGGCCCGGGCGCGTTCGCCACATCAGCCCAGCCCAACTGACCCCACAAAATCCCCCTTTGGAACAAACCCTAGCTCACTTCACTCTGCTCCGCTCCACTCCCCGATGCTCCCCTTTCCCCCAATCCTTCCAATACCTAGCGCCGACGAGCATGTCCAGCACCGGCAGCCACTCCGCCTGCAGCTGCAGAGACGAGGACGAGTTGGCGCTCCGTATCATGCTCGAGCGTCCGTGGGTCGATACGGGCGGCAGCTCCGGTGCGATGCCACATGTCGCCCGTCGCCATAGCGTTGACGCCGGAGCTTCCCGCCCCGCGCGTGGATCTCGAGGCCTGCCCAATCTACTCCGCCCGCCCGACGGCCTCCTTCACCTTGACCGTTGCTCTGTGCGGGCAGCGGTGGGTTCTAGTGCCCGCTCCGTCGGCATCGCGGATGCGGGACTCCGGAGTCGGAGGCACGCGTCACCCGTCGCAAGAGGCAGAGGGCAAGGGAGATGGGGGTCCGACGGGGCTGCGCagtccgcccgccgccgccgccgcgtgaTGCAGGTGCCCAGTGAGGAGGAGCGTCTCCTCCAATGGGTTCCCTGCCCAATCTTCGTTGTGtcaatgagagagagagaggaagaggaaggccGCGGCTCCAACAATTGGCATCAGAGCTTCGGTTCAAGAGCTCGCCGGCGGCAATGGCGATCATGCCACACGGCGGAGGCGCGGGCAGATCGGCGTCGATGGCGATGCCGATGCTCACGCAAGACAACTACACCGTGTGGGCAATCAAGGCGCAGGCGATCCTCGACGTCCACACCGTGTGGGAGGCGGTGGCGCCGGGCGACGCGGCGGTGAACGCCAGGAAGGACAAGACGGCGCGCGCGTTGCTGCTCGGAGCGCTGCCGGAGGATGTGCTGCTCTCGGTGGCGACGAAGCCCACCGCCAGGGAGGTATGGGAATCCTTGAAGGTGAGATTCGTCGGCGCCGATCGAGTCCCCGCGGCGAGGCTGACGACGCTGCGTGGGGAGTTCGACCGCCTGAAGATGGCGGACGGCGAGGCGTTGGACGCGTACGCCGGTAGGCTGGTGGGCATGACGGCGAGGTACGCGAACCTCGGGGAGACGCTGGGCGACGCGCCGCTCGTCAAGAAGCTGTAGGACACCGTCCCGGATCGGTTGTTCCCCGTCGTCGCCGGCATCGAGCAATTCTGCGATGTGACGACCATGGCGTTCGACGAGGCGCTCCGGCGGCTGCGCGCGTTCGACAAGCGGTTTCGGCGCCGTGGACAAGACGGCGGCGATCATGGCGGTGACCAGCTGATGCTGACGAtggcgcagtggcggagcggGAGGGGCAGCAGGGCGGCGCTCGGGACAACGATGACGGGCGGAGCGTGGCGTCGGGCAACGGTGGCAACCAACGCGGGCGCTGCTACAAGTGCGGCGAGCGCGGCCACTTCAAGAGGGACTGCCCCAAGCTGCGGAGGGAGCCGGCGGCGGAGCGCGCGCTGCTGGCGGACGTCGTCGGAGTCGAAGACGACGGGCTCCTCTGAGCCATGGCTTAGGGGGTGAATGTAGGAATAAGCCACGGTACCCATAGTCAGATTGTCTGGCTTGTGTCTGACTTGGGTATGGTCTGGCAATAGTCTGGGGATGATCCAACTTTGTGTCTGGCTTGTACGCGTGCGTGTGTGCGCTCGGGGCGCGTCGGGTCCGGCCGTGGCAGACTcgggtgtgtgtgtgcgtgcctgtaggtgtgtgtgcatgtgtgtccGTTGCGTACGAGCGCTCGGGCCATTGCGTGTGGGCGATACGAGCGGGGAAGTGACCGCGTCAGGGCGCTGGACTCGGACCGTGACGACTGCGTGCGAGCGCATCGGGTACACGAGCGCCGGGAGCGCGGGACGTGGGGGGTGCATGCAGAGCGTGGGAGCGTGGCGTAGCGCGTCCGAGCATGCGGGTATAAAGCCAGCTCCCTCCTCCGTTGTAGCTCGCTGTGTGGACTGAGTTCGTGCTCAAGCAAAAGACGTCGTACGTGCGGCGGGTGGAGTTCGGGCTCCGGGAAAAACATTTGTGTCTGgtgtccttcttcttcctcctccttcttcttcgtTGTGTCaatgagagagagaggaaggtgtagcgagagagaggaagaggaaggccGCGGCTCCAACAATTGGCATCAGAGCTTCGGTTCGAGAGCTCGCCGGCGGCAATGGCGATCGTGCCACACGGCGGAGGCGTGGGCGGATCGGCGTCGATGGCGATGCCGATGCTCACGCAAGACAACTACACCGTGTGGGCAATCAAGGCGCAGGCGATCCTCGACGGCCACACCGCGTGGGAGGCGGTGGCGCCGGGCGACGCGGCTGTGAACGCCAGGAAGGATAAGACGGCGCGCGCGTTGCTGCTCGGAGCGCTACCGGAGGATGTGCTGCTCTCGGTGGCGACGAAGCCCACCGCCAGGGAGGTATGGGACTCCTTGAAGGTGAGATTCGTCGGCGCCGATCGAGTCCGGGCGGCGAGGCTGGCGACGCTGCGTGGGGAGTTCGACCGCCTGAAGATGGCGAACGGCGAGGTGTTGGACGCGTACGCCGGTAGGCTGGTGGGCATGACGGCGAGGTACGCGAACCTCGGGGAGACGCTGGGCGACACGCCGCTCGTCAAGAAGCTGTTGGACACCGTCCCGGATCGGTTGTTCCCCGTCGTCGTCGGCATCGAGCAATTCTGCGACGTGACGACCATGGCGTTCGACGAGGCGCTCGGGCGGCTGCGTGCGTTCGACGAGCGGGTTCGGCGCCATGGACAAGACAGCGGCGATCATGGCCGCGACCAGCTGATGCTGACCATGGCGCAGTGGCGGGCGGGGGAGCGGCAGCAGGGCGGCGCGACGACGGGCGGAGCGTGGCGTCGGGCAACGGCGGCAACCGACGCGGGCGCTGCTACAAGTGCGGCGAGCGCGGCCACTTCAAGAGGGATTGCCCCAAGCTGCGGAGGGAGCCGGCGGCGGAGCGCGCGCTGCTGGCGGACGTCGTCGAAGTCGAAGACGACGGGCTCCTCTGAGCCATGGCTTAGGGGGTGAATGTAGGAATAAGCCATGGTACCCATAGTCAGATAGTCTGGCTTGTGTTTGACTTGGGTATGGTCTGGCAATAGTCTGGGGATGATCCGACTTTGTGTCTGGCTTGTACGCGTGCGTGTGTGCGCTCGGGGCGCGTCGGGTCCGGCCGTGGCAGACTCGGGTGCGTGTGTGCGTGCCTGTcggtgtgtgtgcatgtgtgtccGTTGCGTACGAGCGCTCGGGCCGTTGCGTGTGGGCGAGACGAGCGGGGGAGTGACCGCGTTAGGGCGCTGGACTCGGGCCGTGACGACTGCGTGTGAGCGCGTCGGGTACACGAGCGCCGGGAGCGCGGGACGTGGGGGGTGCGTGCAGAGCGTGGCGTAGCGCGTCCGAGCACGCGGGTATAAAGCCAGCTCCCTCCTCCGTTGTAGCTCGCTGTGTGGATTGAGTTCGTGCTCAAGCAAAAGACGCCGTATGTGCGGCGGGTGGAGTTCGGGCTCCGGGAAAAACACTTGTGTCTGgtgtccttcttcttcctcctccttcttcttcgttgtgtcagtgagagagagagagaggaaggtgtagcgagagagaggaagaggaaggccGCGGCTCCAACACCGTCGTCCTCCCGGACGCGACCACGCTGCTGTACAACCCTAACACCCAGTGGACTAGGAACAAGTGTTCCCTCAATTACCTGCGCGTGGCCGGCGCCGGTCTCGCCGGCGGCTCAACCGTGGCGCTCCACTTCGGCCCGTGCTCGCTGTTCATTGCGAAGCCCGGCGACGAGCGGTGGACGCCGTTGCCCCTCGATCACCGCAACAACAAAGCGATCATTGCGACATTGTCGTTCGACGGTCGCTTCTACTGCGTCACCGAGAAGGCCCTCATGCTGGTGGACGCCACCGCAGACCAGCCGCCGCGGCTGGTGGCGGTGGTGGCCAGGCTAAGCAACTGGGATTTTAAGCGGTACGATTGGAGCATGAACCTAGTGGACAAGGACGGGGAACTCGCTCTGGTGCACCGGGCCGGGCGTGGAGGTTACGAGGTGCACCAGGTGGATCCGGAGGCGGGAATCACCCTGCCTATGCGATTTTTTTGAAACTATGATGATTTTTGTAGCAAATTCGAAAACTATACATCCTAATGCAGAAAAATCAAAAGTATCACCCTGTCGGCCTCATGTTGGCCGAAGAGAGACTTTTTGGCCAACCGTTGGCCAAAAAGGACTTTTCGGCCAACAGTTGGCCAAAGAGTCCGTCTTCGGCCAACACCTGCTCTACTGTTTTACAAAATTCATATCAATTAGGATTTTTAGTATTttaatttgattctttttgcattagatTAGAAATTTTATGAAGTTTCTGTAGATATCAAGTTTGACTAGATTTgaaagtttgaatttgaattttcaTGAATTTGCTCAAATCACTAGATTGCCTATAATTTGAGCTAGGAGTATTTTTTcagatgattctttttgctactggtTCTTTGTGACTTTGTTTATCAGTAGTAATTAATTGGCGAATTTTATAATTACTTAAAATTAGGTTTTTATGAAAACAGTTCTGTTTTAGTGTTTTATAGGTTTTATGCCATTTCTTTTAATTTTAATTGCTTTAAATTGTTTTCTTTAGTTTTTTTTGACATAttctttttgtttctgtttagttatCAGTAGCTATTCTATTTGTTgtatttttttgtattttatttcttttatccTACTAGAAAACTTGTTTTGAGCTTCATAGGAGTTTATATTTAAAAGTTCCTTATAAATCCTGTATAACCATTGCCGTTTTATACATGAAAAAAAATACTTTTCCGCAATTTTTTCCCTCCATTTCCTTTCCCGCCATCTTCTTTGCCGCCAGTTTTCTTTCCCGCCGTTCTCTCCCGCCACACTAAGGAGTGCTGCATCGACGGAGGATGACTATGATGCCTTCATGTGGAGTGTGAAACACTGTGTGAGAGAAGTCATAAGTGTGAAACACTCTCCGATGATGATGACGAAGCTGCAAACACATATGACTTCTCTCAGACAGTGTTTCACACTCTAGCAGCAGCACCGACGCAGGAGACACAGACCGTGTCAGACGATGTTATCTACGGTTGTGGACAACATGAGGCTCGTTTTATAAGTTGAGAAGTGAAGATGGCGAGAAACAAGATGGCGGGAAAGAAGATGGCGGGAGAGAATGGCGGGAAAGAAAATAGCGGGAAAGAAAATGGCGGGAGAGAATGGCAGGAAATAAAATGGCGGgagaaaatggagggagagaaaGGCGGCAAATAAAATGACGGGAAAGAAAATGGCAGGAGAAAATGGAGGCAAAGAATGGCGGGAGAAAATGGCGGCAAAAAAAATAGTGGGAGAAAATGGAGGGAAAGAACGACGGGAAAGAAAATGGAGGATAAACGaaataaaatacaaaaaataCTACAAATAAAATATCTACTATTAACTTAACAGAAACTAAAAGAATatgtcaaaaaaataaagaaaacaaTTTAAAGCAATTAAAATTAAAAGAAATAGCACAAAACCTATAAAACACTAAAACAGAACCGTTTTCATGAAAACCTAATTTTAAATAATCCTAAAATTTACCAATTAATTACTACTGATATACAAAATCACAAAGAACCAGTAGCAAAAAGAACCATCTAAAAAGAATACTCCTAGCTCAAATTATAGGCAATCTAGTGATTTGAGCAAATTCATAAAAAATCAAATTCAAACTTTTAAATCTAGTCAAACTTGATCTCTACAGAAACGTCATAAAATTTCTAatctaatgcaaaaagaatcaaattaaAATACTAAAAATCCTAATTGATATGAATTTTCTAAAACAGTAGAGCCGGTGTTGGCTGAAGAGGGACTCTTTGGCCAACTGTTGGCCGACAAGTCCTTTTTGGCCAGCGGTTGGCCGAAAAGTCCCTCTTCGGCCAATGGTAGGCCGAAAAATCCCTCTTCGGCCAACAGGAGGCCGACAGGGTGATACTTTTGATTTTTCTGTATTAGAGTGTATAGTTTCCGAATGTGctataaaaatcatcatagtttcaaaaaaaaaagtcCTGCCTATGCAGGGACTCGGCGGGCACGCCTTGTTCGTCGGAATTTGTTGGCGAGGGCAAAAAAGAGGGCCCGCGCTGTTGGTGCATGCGGGGCCGTTCCCTTCCGTCAGTGCCGGCACCATCTACTCGTGCATGGATTATGGCCGCAAGTATGAGCCGCCCAGAATCCAGGCCTACCATCTCCATGGGTATGGCCGCATCCAAGGCAGCAGAATTGATGATGCCGGGCAACGCAGTGCCATTGATGACTATGTGTCTCGC contains:
- the LOC141040850 gene encoding uncharacterized protein, which produces MAIVPHGGGVGGSASMAMPMLTQDNYTVWAIKAQAILDGHTAWEAVAPGDAAVNARKDKTARALLLGALPEDVLLSVATKPTAREVWDSLKVRFVGADRVRAARLATLRGEFDRLKMANGEVLDAYAGRLVGMTARYANLGETLGDTPLVKKLLDTVPDRLFPVVVGIEQFCDVTTMAFDEALGRLRAFDERVRRHGQDSGDHGRDQLMLTMAQWRAGERQRNRRGRCYKCGERGHFKRDCPKLRREPAAERALLADVVEWTRNKCSLNYLRVAGAGLAGGSTVALHFGPCSLFIAKPGDERWTPLPLDHRNNKAIIATLSFDGRFYCVTEKALMLVDATADQPPRLVAVVARLSNWDFKRYDWSMNLVDKDGELALVHRAGRGGYEVHQVDPEAGITLPMRFF